TTAGCTTCTTACCCCCTCCTAAAAAGCTTACCTAGTTTTAGTTCTCTCCGTATCTAAAATTTTAGTTCGGCAACTCCGTGCACCTACTCTTAGAAAAACACCCTATTATTTAATCACTTCGTCATTTAACTTTTTAAGGGTccgtttgagattgtgattttaataagtgcaattttaaaaattgtgtttttaaaaattaagttttgaaattgttacttttttaaaattgcaaagacgtttggtaaaacatgttaaaaagtacttttttattcaatatttgttatgagaaatcgtaattttggtttaaattcgtgtTCTTTCAAATAAACATTCACTAACCTGCttataaaaatcacaaatttttttcctattttaaattaagtgatttttaaatcgtaatgtcAAACGTCTTACGttttacaatatcttttaaaaacttaattattctTGTGAAAGGACAATCTCAAGCGCACCCTAAGGATGAATTATGtcaagcaaataaaaaaaaaaaaaaaaagaccaatcTTGCAATTTGATGAAACAATTAAACGTACCATTGCTTGGAACATTAAAGCATCCAACGTCCGGGCTCGCAGAACTCACAAGGGCGCAGTCTCCACCGCTAGCTACACATCCTCCGCAACTGGGCTTCCCCCAAATCAACCGAACTATCCCGTACCGTAGATAGGGAAACATAGCCGTCGAGATTGCTCGACATGTCGCCGGCGGTGGGAAAGCCTCCATGTAAACAGTCTGAGCGATCCAGACCGTATACTCATCGCCGCTAAGACAATCTATCggcatatataaaaaatcagACGTCATCGTCGCGTTGGAAGAAGAGCAGTTGAAGAAGGTGAAATTCTCAAGGGAGTCGAAAAGGAAATTAGGAGAGACCGAATCAGTGAAGTTTCGCATGAACCGTCCGGGAAAGCAGCGGTCTGGGTCGCTGATATATATCGATTGGTCGGAGTAGTCGATGTGTTGGACGACAACGGAGTCCCCAGACTTCGGGAAAGACAGGATTGTCCGGCTTATGTTGTCGCATGAGAGATCGAATCCCGGATAGCCGCACGATCGGTTTTGAGAGCTTTTCAGTCGGAAAGGGAACTTAACGGGCACGATGTCATCACAGGATGTAGTTTGGCAAATTACAGCTGCTGATGATATGTGAggaa
This genomic interval from Corylus avellana chromosome ca3, CavTom2PMs-1.0 contains the following:
- the LOC132174389 gene encoding putative RING-H2 finger protein ATL21B; the encoded protein is MLENWDNVYIDGGHEAMTRKIPNDKLQLITRISRLRIPLEHNIMASFQVFFSTFFFFLLPHISSAAVICQTTSCDDIVPVKFPFRLKSSQNRSCGYPGFDLSCDNISRTILSFPKSGDSVVVQHIDYSDQSIYISDPDRCFPGRFMRNFTDSVSPNFLFDSLENFTFFNCSSSNATMTSDFLYMPIDCLSGDEYTVWIAQTVYMEAFPPPATCRAISTAMFPYLRYGIVRLIWGKPSCGGCVASGGDCALVSSASPDVGCFNVPSNG